From Plasmodium brasilianum strain Bolivian I chromosome 3, whole genome shotgun sequence, the proteins below share one genomic window:
- a CDS encoding bromodomain protein 6, protein MNYHFSLKKQELFVDIDMNNERIEGGTNMNISLYMPIYYLYDEEDFNKNNFDLKNIRIRSPVNKEVHVEGDVCARDDTSSEDKESKENKANMANITNIPNIANIQNKKDNSFEKDFKEVPLEEDESYIKFRRRKKEKKLFVILQIPHNIHSSSYQDIKINGKEEKRYYIIYNSSSNNNIHFEDKNAVIPFSEKNKGHNYNYNIFQNGIRDNPHWSEWNITNGEETAARAARRAKYKKEKKKGKRKGSPFKDDNCVFNGMALTQQNGFLNDYQSYQGLRKEELTEGEYSRVNTHSETEDESREEECSEEESGQRERCEGEQGEQDNRLQDPPSGYGYTYQKREQENYSDKGITQYNPSEDFISLNKYIGDNYLKENNYMFIGMDEEIFNKEKEKNYANLENFCNNNDIVIIEKREEYNIKIDINISLSFQFFNLSSYNNKIYFKKNENTLITVQNYSKPNTWFPTLSKIDSVYSKCYWDILFKTQNPYFVISSNSLIDIYEEFGKNCFVYKTTNKQGKLFPDQVALFAGDFNFIHLNDLNFKDFQKINYDFLYRSEYFLRSNKIYSLEHYGKMKNKDISNRGGFSKSNYDITKTGGESNNGFSQKQRSSTSCMKRTYNQLCKKYYEDSDGTSEGKDDICGRPGTCAHYDDYGANRESENKNKRMKEAKEVKEAKEVKEAKEMKEAKDVKEAKEVKEAKEVKEAKEVKEAKEMKEAKEVKEAKEVKEAKEVKEAKEVKEAKEMKEAKEMKEAKEVKEAKEVKEEKGVKENPHLLSAGETKKEDDRGGIDKDVNSCREKSADLLTNHHTSKESFAQKVHTRYERALRNKSKEEYNCYYEKVNNQIVPNIYAFSTKDYENELVYSNIHIGYILKCFIDISKECFPYDNLIILFIPLNFANFENCYNSENIECSINSHTYDDMKNGYSIFANSNILNSKIAEPYIYLKNNKYFIFGNVIVFSTYILHNIYDILYNINIYSYKIILAEGILSLCFDYYVYLVKKENIYFIYMLKCFILQKFIENILGTVEMNVIFYELRERYCSMVELFGDVNLFHYYDMAKSGSSFPLETVLTDEVADAHKFIMHYMFNNLYFLKCFLCVRIFFNILKSFPFCSSIYQYCFSLFFSYFKSKKKVINASKFWKKVFNECTRRYIESYKQLPKNKFKMKKVDLIISPNELKSDEHEQFQLFEKYFSYFFKTYIKGYGVGQYILAFNVHLQRKGTSMDNFNFLVSQNSINPFSFVDEKYQSSYFLADISAMIIYNLLELNKYVDLKNNINEFSTYYTNKNKKMVMQTYLDKIYFEKFVEKACLNEFYNNIERKFLTFLKKKNHQIDHFYEYPEEEFSKKSQKLLKKYIIKKKSKNFFQLGSNLVKTLNDLNQLMHKTNVNKGALFKKKEKISCYTGEEDVSKEIGTLRVKAYSVKNSNLIVAPAKGVEPDILNRIKIEKSENNEKTDKDEKNDKKDIKNPFERNFLIEVDINNNEDKEDNKIKRKLIYKNEKKTKKEKRKMKREKRKRKQKGKTAKLDVYKAEQYISTVKKRERKKQKKKILKKILKKRIKKIKRITCRKESRTERLTKYMKINRNYVLRKKKELINLPYANFDSLDLIGRDGNFYLGFGYAGSEDLILSTGKGNLYNNIIAFQKFKNCNLQKLSEICIDKPNIYEYNTSPFYTNCIYPQWKTVFRLYYYLLLLNKIHKKKKLLSDSNLSTMKDKEINIFDYDHTKDEERVCDLKKKKKKKKKQKKKKRKRERQNEHQSEEQNEEDKKRGEQMRIKDEVDKVDIIGETNEQPVSSCERDNTSCMYDYDDTYNSRTCENSNIVENKLKKEQRNNFSIVIRENEKDEEKNNTLRLKVKKEEEYERNEQDESEKNETKKRLKRGEKIQKKRKKDKKHKRDKRYEKDKQHRLDKEYIKHKMEKKMEKKMEKRMEKKMEKKMEKRMEKRMEKRMEKRMEKKMEKKKDKKKDKKRKKEKLKERMKERIKDMLMNNKKYVGNYLNTYVSNNIPLSVDENKFFFCYLKIEIIEDDGIRVVKKNLVNNITPTRFSVNARPEKGRKKVAFKHESLFANKNEEYTSIINSVDKGIENYVNRTVKFIGVTNDSDKYMIEYCKQKILKKDKSLLCLDNRKLVARICSKNKIPLLWIRVDNDFFILGRIRRTQSVSMWVQQLFNDNNIFSQLESSFALAFIPFFYLNKNVTTHFGEYKNNYSLHHDNINSIINNNTINSNSNMNNHSGANYNEEGNNNHRSMNQGIDNNEEDAGAASMQFINSVLYNTQNKHKKSSFHFGNIVTDVSLNSGMNNDIMNNAPFNLEKENNENKRNLLNNGVVSTTLINDKIVSVHRKKKNALNNILHVNYNQVTNFDIENNNEIDNNENENTTYNQIRNNNMNDGVNNNKGKLANQFQNDAQSDLLKIYNYTTQSSSSGSGSDYLDCNFTTSTIDDFNEQGNNSDKNYSSTSYKKKKVYKKRWTSNISVSNIPINVEVIKCLYKSIISDYLHYLVKIRCIYSLCFIHNKYICTQKIVQNLFCEYLSYFHENNLNQKKFMHAFYITLSLLRNKNNRTPKIILFLLIQRCANFVYSLNLNDKYNIKRDLQKTEQDTRMKCIHLCSYKNVGSSDDHSVKRMVKQEDNYSDGQSVKQTVVHSDAVQLSGQPYETLLPLRPLLSLNNIGKSYDSILGKTEYKHTDGSANVRVDAHVDICEDTHTENNEKGKTSGHVYTPPHEHANELPNRKTTEQNKKSGSGNGCGNPIHSNNLIDKIAKLTNCYTSDKYNHCTCITYNKKCLNCSENMTPKKVAFKQRKIIYDKDLIIQKEEEEDIKMVLECLGNIKFKKEYTSCRVNSMFSSAKDHKWCSKEHLFCEYLSSVTRSRRGNIAGNNNTGIDATNSASANTSNNVWNHPYQKTKKEYVEELINLIYLIYQLKKLSPYLPISDYIVMLLFRSISRNKNLLDRFKEKMYLENKEHFDFCEYLPNSIIHSKISSYIYPKNASFFLMEILRALVHLILEGNIRIFQIFYKSTEEAYEQNDSFSIMHGGLKTYLEQDQKKISQKRLFDNFPSSNNPTDKKSENNGIKKGNIFQFSNNGTKRTFSRDCQHEENFFFASTYTNYIERKVICSHLLNIHTALQFCYIIIRKYSDCELEMLIWNNFYQILLIFQQKYPFLFLPFSRNFDKYFKIYQKRNYTVFEFYYFLYGLSEVNEFEKQNLSQDKINITQENNRYNKIDTNEYVHNYNLQNIFNRKSYTHLLSSLKNRSIVIYKYTIVGYIKLLHILKIVKNANKLRKHFIQITYIKRMVKYINHFLRTLIVNASNVNVNYFKNSIIYDLKNILIFLYGYGIPPCYSKEWPRIYKPHYSQLSSISSKGVQINDLIKFLRTYYDNDKLLEWKIVASEFVNILKNMKELELFVDNPNTSLRNFNCAKENTWLALISAKLRNNIYKLPMDLKRDIILLLKNIRLVDMYLGTNHYEYINNIFTVCWFIIVKIFQNYEKSKRNT, encoded by the exons atgaattaccATTTTTCGCTGAAAAAGCAGGAATTGTTCGTCGACATAGACATGAACAATGAAAGAATTGAAGGAGGTACCAATATGAACATATCCCTCTATATgcctatatattatttgtatgatgaagaagattttaataagaataatttcGACCTAAAAAACATAAGAATTCGAAGTCCTGTTAACAAGGAAGTCCATGTAGAGGGGGATGTGTGTGCAAGGGATGATACAAGTTCAGAGGATAAAGaaagtaaagaaaataaagcaaatatGGCTAACATAACAAATATACCAAATATAGCTAatatacaaaacaaaaaagacaACTCATTCGAAAAAGACTTCAAGGAAGTACCTTTAGAAGAGGACGAATCGTACATAAAATTTAGAcgcagaaaaaaagaaaaaaagctCTTCGTTATTCTTCAAATTCCGCATAATATTCATTCCAGTTCTTATCAAGATATAAAGATAAATGGAAAGGAGGAAAAAAgatattacataatatataacagttcatctaataataatatacattttgaaGATAAAAATGCAGTAATACCCTTCTCTGAAAAGAATAAAGGCCATAATTACAACTACaacatttttcaaaatggaatAAGAGATAACCCCCATTGGTCAGAATGGAATATAACCAATGGTGAAGAAACAGCGGCGAGAGCGGCGAGAAgggcaaaatataaaaaagagaaaaaaaaaggaaaaagaaaaggctCACCTTTTAAGGATGACAACTGTGTGTTCAATGGGATGGCACTTACACAACAAAATGGGTTCTTGAATGATTACCAGAGTTACCAAGGACTTAGGAAGGAAGAACTAACAGAAGGGGAGTACTCCAGAGTTAATACGCATAGTGAAACAGAAGATGAAAGCCGTGAAGAGGAATGCAGTGAGGAAGAAAGTGGTCAGAGAGAACGATGTGAAGGCGAACAAGGTGAACAGGATAACAGGCTACAAGATCCCCCTAGTGGTTATGGCTATACATACCAAAAACGTGAGCAGGAGAACTACTCAGATAAGGGAATAACTCAGTATAATCCCAGTGAGG ATTTTATTTccttaaataaatacattggtgataattatttaaaagaaaacaattaCATGTTCATAGGAATGGATGAAGAAATATTCAacaaggaaaaagaaaaaaattatgctaaTTTAGAAAACTTTTGTAATAACAACGATATTgttataatagaaaaaagagaagaatataatataaagattgatataaatataagtttgagttttcaattttttaatttgagttcatataataataaaatatattttaaaaaaaatgaaaatacacTTATAACGGTGCAGAATTATTCGAAACCAAATACTTGGTTTCCTACTTTATCCAAAATTGATAGTGTTTATTCAAAATGTTATTGGGATATACTATTTAAAACTCAAAAtccttattttgttatatcgTCAAACAGCTTAATAGACATTTATGAAGaatttggaaaaaattgttttgtttataaaaCTACTAATAAACAGGGGAAACTATTCCCTGATCAAGTGGCTTTGTTCGCTGGAGATTTTAactttattcatttaaatgatttaaattttaaggattttcaaaaaattaattatgattttttatatagaagcgaatattttttgagaagtaacaaaatatattcctTAGAACACTATGGCAAGATGAAAAATAAGGACATATCGAATAGGGGTGGCTTTAGCAAAAGCAACTACGATATTACGAAAACAGGAGGGGAGAGTAATAATGGTTTTTCACAGAAGCAGCGTAGTTCTACAAGTTGTATGAAACGTACGTACAATCAGttgtgtaaaaaatattatgaagatTCCGATGGGACTAGCGAAGGGAAGGACGATATCTGCGGCAGGCCAGGAACATGTGCGCATTATGACGATTATGGAGCCAATCGCGaaagtgaaaataaaaacaaaagaatgaAAGAAGCAAAGGAGGTGAAAGAAGCAAAAGAGGTGAAAGAAGCAAAGGAGATGAAAGAAGCAAAGGATGTGAAAGAAGCAAAGGAGGTGAAAGAAGCAAAAGAGGTGAAAGAAGCAAAGGAGGTGAAAGAAGCAAAGGAGATGAAAGAAGCAAAGGAGGTGAAAGAAGCAAAAGAGGTGAAAGAAGCAAAAGAGGTGAAAGAAGCAAAGGAGGTGAAAGAAGCAAAGGAGATGAAAGAAGCAAAGGAGATGAAAGAAGCAAAGGAGGTGAAAGAAGCAAAGGAGgtgaaagaagaaaagggGGTGAAAGAAAACCCGCATCTTCTGTCTGCCGGAGAGACGAAGAAAGAAGATGACAGGGGAGGTATAGACAAGGATGTGAACAGCTGCAGAGAAAAATCAGCAGACCTGTTAACTAACCATCACACGTCAAAGGAAAGCTTCGCACAAAAAGTCCACACGAGATATGAGCGTGCATTAAGAAACAAATCGAAGGAAGaatataattgttattatgaaaaagtaAACAATCAAATTGTTCCAAATATTTATGCCTTTTCAACAAAGGATTATGAAAACGAGTTGGTATATTCTAATATTCACATAGGGTATATCCTAAAATGCTTCATAGATATAAGCAAAGAATGTTTTCCAtatgataatttaataatattatttattcctttaaattttgcgaattttgaaaattgcTATAATTCAGAAAATATTGAATGTTCTATTAATTCACATACATATGATGATATGAAAAATGGGTATAGTATATTTGCTAAcagtaatatattaaatagtaaaatCGCTGAGCCATATATTTACctaaagaataataaatattttatatttggcAATGTAATTGTATTTTCTACTTacattttacataatatatatgatattttatataacataaatatatatagctataaaattatactagCAGAAGGTATATTATCCCTATGTTTtgattattatgtatatttagtaaaaaaagaaaacatttattttatatacatgctcaaatgctttattttgcaaaagtttattgaaaatattctTGGTACAGTAGAAATGAATgtcattttttatgaattacgCGAGAGGTACTGTTCCATGGTTGAACTTTTTGGTgatgtaaatttatttcactATTATGATATGGCAAAAAGTGGTTCCTCATTTCCATTAGAAACTGTATTAACAGATGAAGTAGCCGATGctcataaatttattatgcattatatgtttaataacCTATATTTTCTCAAATGCTTCTTATGTGTCAGGATATTCTTTAACATTCTGAAAAGCTTCCCCTTTTGTAGCTCCATATATCAGTACTGTTTTTCGCTCTTTTTTTCGTACTTTAAGAGTAAGAAGAAAGTTATCAATGCATCCAAGTTTTGGAAAAAG GTCTTCAACGAGTGCACGAGACGATACATTGAAAGCTACAAGCAATTGCcaaagaataaatttaaaatgaagaaaGTAGACCTGATTATAAGTCCAAACGAATTAAAAAGTGACGAACATGAACAGTTCCAACTATTTGAAAAATacttttcctatttttttaaaacatacatTAAAGGGTATGGGGTAGGTCAGTATATACTAGCATTCAATGTACACTTACAAAGAAAAGGAACATCAATggataattttaattttttggtaAGTCAAAATTCAATTAATCCATTTAGTTTTGTTGATGAAAAATATCAATCTAGCTATTTTCTTGCAGATATATCAGCTatgattatttataatttactagaattaaataaatatgtagacttaaaaaataatataaatgagtTTTCTACATATTATAccaataagaataaaaaaatggtaatGCAAACGTATCttgacaaaatatattttgaaaaatttgttGAAAAGGCATGCTTAAAcgaattttataataacatagaaagaaaatttttaacatttttaaaaaaaaaaaatcatcaaATAGatcatttttatgaatatccAGAAGAAgaatttagtaaaaaaagtcaaaaacttctaaagaaatatatcataaaaaaaaaaagcaaaaatttttttcagcTAGGTAGTAACCTAGTCAAGACTCTCAATGATCTCAACCAACTCATGCATAAAACAAATGTTAACAAAGGTGctcttttcaaaaaaaaagaaaagatcaGTTGTTACACAGGGGAAGAAGACGTTTCTAAAGAGATAGGGACGTTACGTGTTAAGGCATACTCCGTAAAGAATTCCAATTTGATAGTAGCCCCTGCGAAGGGAGTAGAGCCCGATATTTTGAATAggataaaaattgaaaaaagtgaaaataatgaaaaaactgATAAAGACGAaaaaaacgataaaaaaGACATTAAGAACCCCTTCGAAAGGAATTTCTTAATCGAAGTGGATATCAATAACAACGAAGATAAGGAAGacaacaaaattaaaaggaaattaatttataaaaatgaaaaaaagacaaagaaagaaaagagaaaaatgaaaagagaaaaaaggaaaagaaagcaaaaaggaaaaacagcAAAATTGGATGTATACAAGGCGGAGCAGTACATATCaacagtaaaaaaaagagagcggaaaaaacaaaaaaaaaaaatactcaaAAAGATActcaaaaaaagaataaaaaaaattaaacgtATAACATGCAGAAAGGAGTCAAGGACAGAAAGATTAACTAAGtacatgaaaataaatagaaattatgttctgaggaaaaaaaaagaattaattaatttaccGTATGCAAATTTTGACAGCTTAGATCTTATAGGAAGAGATGGAAATTTTTATCTTGGTTTTGGATATGCCGGTTCAGAAGATCTAATACTAAGCACTGGAAAAGGTAATCtgtacaataatataattgcttttcaaaaatttaaaaattgtaatttacAGAAATTGAGTGAAATTTGTATAGACAAacctaatatatatgaatacaaCACTTCTCCATTTTACACAAACTGTATATACCCTCAGTGGAAAACGGTGTTTCGTCTGTACTATTACTTATTGCTGCTGAacaaaattcataaaaagaagaaattattGAGCGATTCCAACTTATCCACAATGAAAGATAAAgagataaatatttttgactATGACCATACCAAGGACGAGGAACGAGTGTGtgatttgaaaaaaaaaaaaaaaaagaaaaaaaagcaaaagaaaaagaagaggaaaaGAGAGCGACAAAATGAGCATCAAAGTGAGGAGcaaaatgaagaagataaaaaaagagggGAACAAATGAGAATAAAGGATGAAGTGGATAAAGTTGATATAATAGGGGAAACTAACGAACAGCCTGTTTCTTCCTGTGAGCGCGACAATACAAGCTGCATGTATGATTATGATGATACGTATAATTCACGTACTTGTGAAAATTCAAACATTGTTGAGAACAAGTTAAAGAAGGAACAACGAAACAATTTTAGCATCGTTATCAGGGAGAATGAAAAGGATGAGGAAAAGAATAACACTCTTCGGTTGAAAGTGAAGAAAGAAGAGGAGTACGAAAGGAATGAACAGGACGAATCAGAGAAGAATGAAACGAAGAAAAGATTGAAAAGGGGGGAAAAAATacagaagaaaagaaaaaaggacaaGAAACACAAAAGGGACAAGAGGTACGAAAAGGACAAACAACACAGACTGGACAAAGAATACATAAAACACAAGATGGAAAAAAAGATGGAAAAAAAGATGGAAAAAAGGATGGAAAAAAAGATGGAAAAAAAGATGGAAAAAAGGATGGAAAAAAGGATGGAAAAAAGGATGGAAAAAAGGATGGAAAAAAagatggaaaaaaagaaggataaaaagaaggataaaaaaaggaaaaaagaaaagttgaAGGAACGGATGAAAGAAAGGATAAAAGACATGTtgatgaataataaaaaatacgttGGTAATTACCTCAACACGTACGTGTCCAATAATATACCATTATCTGTTGATGAGAATaagtttttcttttgttatttaaagATAGAAATAATAGAAGATGATGGAATAAGagtagttaaaaaaaatttagttaataatataacaccAACTAGGTTTAGTGTTAATGCTAGACCAGAAAAGGGAAGGAAAAAGGTAGCTTTTAAACATGAATCATTATTTGcaaacaaaaatgaagaatacaCATCTATTATAAATTCTGTTGATAAAGGAATAGAAAATTATGTGAACAGAACTGTAAAATTTATAGGAGTTACTAATGATAGTGACAAATACATGATTGAATATTGTAaacagaaaattttaaaaaaagataaatccTTGTTATGTTTAGATAACAGAAAACTAGTTGCTCGAATttgtagtaaaaataaaattcctCTCTTATGGATTAGGGTAGataatgatttttttattttaggaAGAATTAGAAGAACTCAGAGTGTTAGTATGTGGGTACAGCAACTATTTAAtgacaataatattttttcacaaTTAGAATCTTCTTTTGCCTTAGCCtttattccctttttttacCTGAACAAAAATGTAACTACCCATTTTGGTgagtacaaaaataattattctttgCATCATGATAATATCAACagtattattaataacaatACTATTAACTCAAATAGCAATATGAATAACCACAGTGGTGCCAACTACAACGAAGAAGGGAATAACAATCATAGAAGTATGAACCAGGGTATTGATAACAACGAGGAGGATGCAGGAGCAGCGTCTATgcaatttataaattctgtcttatataatacacaaaataaacataaaaagagTAGCTTTCATTTTGGCAATATTGTTACCGATGTATCTTTAAATAGTGGGATGAATAACGATATTATGAATAATGCTCCATTTAACttagaaaaggaaaacaacGAAAACAAAAGGAATCTGCTAAATAATGGTGTTGTATCAACTACTTTAATTAACGACAAAATTGTAAGTGTACacagaaaaaagaagaatgcATTAAATAACATTCTCCATGTTAATTATAACCAAGTGACAAACTTtgatatagaaaataataatgaaatagataataatgaaaatgaaaatactaCGTATAACCaaattagaaataataacatgAACGATGGTgtaaacaataataaaggaaaacTAGCTAACCAGTTTCAAAATGATGCACAGAGTGACTTACttaagatatataattatactacTCAGAGTAGCAGTTCAGGAAGTGGTTCCGATTACTTAGATTGTAATTTCACTACTTCTACCATCGATGATTTCAATGAACAAGGAAACAATTCCGATAAGAATTACTCCTCTACTagctacaaaaaaaaaaaagtttataaaaAGAGATGGACAAGTAATATATCAGTTTCTAATATACCAATAAATGTAGAAGTCattaaatgtttatataaatctaTCATTTCAGATTACCTACATTATTTAGTAAAAATTAGATGTATATATTCTCTATgttttattcataataaatatatttgtacacaGAAAATTGTACAGAATTTATTTTGTGAGTATTTAAGTTATTttcatgaaaataatttaaatcagaaaaaatttatgcatGCATTTTATATCACTTTATCacttttaagaaataaaaataataggacgccaaaaattattcttttcttaCTTATTCAAAGATGTGCAAACTTTGTGTATTCTCTAAATCTGAATgataagtataatataaaaagggaTTTACAAAAAACAGAGCAAGACACAAGAATGAAATGCATCCACCTTTGCTCTTACAAAAATGTAGGTAGTTCAGACGACCACTCGGTTAAACGGATGGTTAAGCAAGAGGATAACTATTCGGACGGACAGTCGGTTAAACAAACGGTTGTCCATTCAGACGCAGTGCAGTTATCAGGACAGCCCTACGAAACTTTGTTACCCCTTAGGCCTTTGCTTTCCCTAAACAATATTGGCAAAAGTTATGATAGCATATTAGGTAAAACAGAATATAAACATACGGACGGGAGTGCAAATGTCCGTGTAGATGCACATGTAGATATATGTGAAGATACCCACACAGAGAATAATGAGAAGGGGAAAACAAGTGGGCATGTATATACCCCTCCTCACGAGCATGCGAACGAATTACCCAACAGGAAAACTACCGAACAAAACAAGAAATCAGGCAGTGGAAACGGCTGTGGCAACCCCATCCATAGTAACAACTTGATAGATAAAATTGCAAAGCTAACGAACTGTTACACAAGCGATAAGTACAACCATTGTACATGCATTACTTATAACAAAAAGTGTCTGAACTGTTCAGAAAATATGACACCAAAAAAAGTAGCCTTCAAGCagagaaaaattatttacgaCAAAGACttaattattcaaaaagaGGAAGAGGAGGATATAAAGATGGTGTTGGAATGCCTAGGTAACATTAAGTTTAAGAAGGAATACACCTCGTGCAGGGTGAACAGTATGTTTTCATCAGCAAAAGATCATAAATGGTGCAGCAAGGAGCATTTGTTTTGTGAATATCTTTCAAGCGTAACAAGAAGTAGAAGAGGTAACATCGCtggtaataataacactGGAATTGATGCTACCAATAGTGCTTCTGCTAACACTTCTAATAACGTGTGGAATCATCCGTACCA aaaaacgAAGAAAGAATATGTGGAAGAGTTGATAAATTTGATATATCTAATTTATCAGTTAAAAAAGTTATCCCCATATTTGCCCATATCTGATTATATTGTCATGCTCCTATTTAGATCAATTAGTCGAAACAAGAATTTACTCGACAgatttaaggaaaaaatgtatttagaaaataaagaacatTTTGATTTTTGTGAGTACCTACCGAATAGTATCATTCACTCAAAAATAAgtagttatatatatccaaaaaatgcatcattttttttgatgGAAATTTTGCGAGCACTTGTACATTTGATACTAGAGGGGAATATTCgtatatttcaaattttttacaaatccACAGAAGAGGCATATGAGCAAAATGATAGCTTCTCCATAATGCATGGAGGTCTAAAAACATATCTTGAGCAGGAccagaaaaaaatttctcaGAAGAGATTATTCGATAACTTCCCAAGTAGTAACAATCCTACTGACAAGAAAAGCGAAAATAATGGTATCAAGAAGGGGAATATTTTTCAGTTTTCAAATAACGGAACAAAGAGAACATTTTCAAGAGACTGTCAACATGAggaaaatttcttttttgcctctacatatacaaattatatagaGAGGAAGGTTATATGTAGCCATCTGTTAAACATACATACCGCTCttcaattttgttatataattatacgaAAATATAGTGACTGTGAATTAGAAATGTTAAtatggaataatttttatcaaatcCTTCTAATATTTCAACAGAAAtacccttttttatttttacccttttcaagaaattttgataaatattttaaaatatatcagaaaagaaattatactgtttttgaattttattattttctatatggTTTAAGTGAAGTAAACGAatttgaaaaacaaaatttaagtcaagacaaaataaacataacACAAGAGAATAACagatataacaaaatagacACTAATGAATATGTGCATAATTACAATTtacagaatatttttaatagaaaaagtTATACTCACTTACTTTCTTCTTTAAAAAACAGATCTAtagtaatttataaatatactattGTTGgttacataaaattattacatattctgaagatagtaaaaaatgcaaataaattaagaaaacattttattcaaataacTTATATAAAACGTATGGTTAAATATATCAATCATTTTTTGAGAACACTAATTGTTAATGCATcaaatgtaaatgtaaactattttaaaaattctattatatatgacttgaaaaatatactcatatttttatatgggTACGGTATCCCTCCCTGTTATTCCAAGGAGTGGCCCCGGATCTACAAGCCGCACTACTCGCA GCTGAGCAGTATCTCAAGCAAAGGCGTCCAAATAAACGACCTAATAAAATTCTTGCGAACATATTACGACAACGA TAAATTACTGGAGTGGAAAATAGTTGCCTCGGAATTcgttaatattttgaaaaatatgaaggaGCTTGAACTGTTTGTAGACAACCCAAACACATCACTACGTAATTTCAA CTGCGCCAAAGAAAACACATGGTTAGCGTTGATCAGCGCCAAGTTAAGAAAcaacatttataaattaccAATGGACTTGAAAAGAGATATAAtccttttattaaaaaatattcgcTTAGTGGATATGTACCTAGGTACTAAtcattatgaatatattaataatatttttacggTTTGTTGGtttataattgtaaaaatatttcaaaattatgaaaaaagcAAGAGAAATACTTGa